The following coding sequences lie in one Blastopirellula retiformator genomic window:
- a CDS encoding peptidylprolyl isomerase, translating to MTTFRNAHRTTWAIIAGGFVLVAIGAITVRNLGGENSAVAQQPNAAQAAAPAIKTVAVVNREPITRDELGREAARRFGETVLESVINKRLIADECQKRNIQITQTEIDAEVEHTAKKFGLSVEKWFLLLKDERNVTPAQYRNDIVWPTMALRRLAASRLEVTQEELNEAWETQFGPKVKCRMISVTDRALAEELRAKAAANPEAFADMAKDFSEDPNSAAARGLIPPISKNMGTPEVEDLVFALKEGEVSQVLFTAGQYLIFRCESHLPPTQVDEKKQPEIAQRMVEAIREHKLRSSAGDVYEELQKNAKIENFLEDPTGQPASNVIATLNGQPIMLHDLEEECITRHGVEVLDGEINRRVLQQALKSHNLEVTEQDLNDEISRAADSYGFLKQDGSPDFEAWLEEVTQEQNITVEVYVRDAVWPTVALKKLVAEKVQVTEEDVQKGFEANYGERVQVLAIVLDNQRRAQEVWDMARKNPSEQFFGELARQYSIEPVSKNNDGQVPPIRRNGGQPKLEEEAFRLQPGELSSIINVGRQSLILKALGRTKPTITDINVVRDELIKDIHEKKIRLEMAKAFDQLREEAQIDNFLANTTQMGKKLEAAARQQPTR from the coding sequence GTGACTACGTTTCGAAACGCCCATCGAACAACCTGGGCCATTATCGCGGGCGGCTTCGTTCTGGTCGCTATCGGCGCGATTACCGTTCGCAATCTTGGTGGCGAAAACAGCGCTGTCGCCCAGCAACCAAACGCCGCTCAAGCCGCCGCTCCGGCGATTAAGACGGTTGCCGTCGTCAATCGCGAGCCCATTACCCGGGATGAGCTGGGACGCGAAGCGGCTCGTCGCTTCGGCGAAACCGTGCTCGAAAGCGTGATCAACAAACGCTTGATTGCCGACGAATGCCAAAAACGAAACATTCAGATCACCCAGACCGAAATCGACGCCGAAGTCGAACACACGGCCAAGAAATTTGGTCTTTCGGTCGAAAAGTGGTTCCTGCTGCTGAAAGATGAACGGAACGTCACGCCGGCTCAGTACCGCAACGATATCGTCTGGCCGACGATGGCCTTGCGTCGTTTGGCCGCCAGTCGCTTGGAAGTGACTCAGGAAGAACTGAACGAAGCCTGGGAAACGCAATTTGGCCCGAAGGTGAAGTGCCGGATGATCTCGGTCACCGACCGCGCCCTGGCTGAAGAGCTGCGGGCCAAAGCGGCCGCCAATCCGGAGGCGTTCGCCGACATGGCGAAGGACTTCTCGGAAGATCCGAACAGCGCCGCCGCTCGCGGTCTGATTCCGCCGATCAGCAAGAACATGGGAACGCCGGAAGTGGAAGACTTGGTCTTCGCCTTGAAGGAAGGAGAAGTCTCGCAGGTTCTCTTTACCGCCGGGCAGTACCTGATCTTCCGCTGCGAATCGCATCTGCCGCCAACCCAAGTCGATGAGAAAAAACAGCCCGAGATCGCCCAACGCATGGTCGAAGCGATTCGCGAGCACAAGCTCCGCTCGTCGGCCGGCGACGTTTACGAAGAACTGCAGAAGAACGCCAAGATCGAGAACTTCCTGGAAGATCCGACCGGTCAGCCGGCGTCCAACGTGATCGCCACCCTCAACGGGCAGCCGATCATGCTGCACGACCTGGAAGAGGAGTGCATCACCCGTCATGGCGTCGAGGTGCTGGATGGCGAAATCAATCGCCGCGTCCTGCAGCAAGCTTTGAAGTCGCACAACCTGGAAGTGACCGAACAGGACCTGAATGACGAGATCAGCCGCGCCGCCGACTCGTATGGTTTCCTGAAACAGGATGGCTCGCCCGATTTTGAAGCCTGGCTCGAGGAAGTGACCCAAGAGCAGAACATCACCGTCGAGGTTTATGTTCGCGATGCCGTTTGGCCGACCGTCGCCCTGAAGAAGCTGGTCGCCGAAAAGGTCCAGGTCACCGAAGAAGACGTCCAGAAGGGCTTTGAAGCCAACTATGGAGAACGGGTCCAAGTCTTGGCGATCGTGCTCGACAATCAGCGTCGCGCCCAGGAAGTGTGGGACATGGCCCGCAAAAACCCGAGCGAGCAGTTCTTTGGCGAACTGGCCCGTCAGTACTCGATTGAGCCGGTCTCGAAGAACAACGACGGTCAGGTGCCGCCGATTCGCCGCAATGGCGGTCAGCCGAAGCTGGAAGAAGAAGCCTTCCGCCTGCAGCCGGGCGAACTGTCGAGCATCATCAACGTCGGCCGTCAGTCGTTGATCCTGAAGGCTCTTGGCCGCACCAAGCCGACGATCACCGACATCAACGTCGTCCGTGACGAACTGATCAAGGACATCCACGAAAAGAAGATTCGCCTGGAAATGGCCAAGGCGTTCGATCAACTGCGGGAAGAAGCCCAGATCGACAACTTCCTGGCCAATACCACCCAGATGGGTAAAAAGTTGGAAGCTGCCGCCCGACAGCAACCGACTCGTTAA
- a CDS encoding aminotransferase class I/II-fold pyridoxal phosphate-dependent enzyme: MSSESGHPIGGETPFEVEYAQRVYRLPPYMFGRINALLYEKRVAGHDVIDLGMGNPSDPPQEFVMEKMCEAVRDERNHGYSKSNGIRNLRREVAGKYLKKYGVRLDPESEVIACLGSKEGFSHMCLALMGPGDTAIVPAPYFPVHTYAVALASGNVIALEVGDSEKFLQNIAYTCEHLYPKPKLLILCYPHNPSTVTVEPEFFVEVVKLAKRYGFMVISDFAYADVAFDGYKPPSFLSAPGASSVGVEFTTMSKGYNMAGWRVGFCAGNAEMIKGLATIKGYYDYGMFQAIQIAAIVALREGDAAVEEQSKIYESRRDVLVDGLTRLGWGVTPPKAGMFVWAKIPEVWMQRMNTMDFAMMLLEKGDVAVSPGSGFGPCGEGYVRMAMVENEERLRQAVRQIGRCLKQEEKELVGTQG, translated from the coding sequence ATGAGCTCCGAATCCGGCCACCCCATCGGTGGCGAGACTCCTTTTGAGGTTGAATATGCGCAGCGCGTTTACCGCCTGCCTCCGTACATGTTCGGCCGCATCAACGCCTTGTTGTACGAAAAGCGGGTCGCCGGACATGACGTCATCGACCTGGGAATGGGCAATCCGTCCGATCCGCCGCAAGAATTCGTCATGGAAAAGATGTGCGAAGCGGTCCGGGACGAGCGGAACCATGGCTACAGCAAGTCGAACGGCATTCGCAACTTGCGGCGGGAAGTCGCCGGCAAGTACCTGAAAAAATATGGCGTACGACTCGATCCCGAGTCGGAAGTGATCGCCTGCCTCGGCTCGAAAGAAGGTTTCTCGCACATGTGCCTAGCCTTGATGGGCCCAGGCGACACGGCAATCGTCCCGGCGCCTTATTTTCCGGTGCACACTTACGCGGTCGCCCTGGCTTCGGGCAACGTCATCGCGCTGGAAGTGGGCGATAGCGAAAAATTCCTGCAAAACATCGCCTACACATGCGAGCATCTTTATCCGAAGCCGAAGTTGCTGATCCTCTGCTATCCGCACAATCCGTCGACGGTGACGGTCGAGCCCGAATTCTTCGTCGAGGTCGTGAAGCTGGCGAAGCGGTATGGCTTTATGGTGATTAGCGACTTCGCCTATGCGGACGTCGCCTTTGACGGTTATAAGCCCCCCAGTTTTCTCTCGGCCCCGGGCGCGTCGTCGGTTGGCGTTGAATTTACGACGATGAGCAAAGGCTACAACATGGCTGGCTGGCGCGTCGGCTTCTGCGCTGGCAACGCCGAAATGATCAAAGGTCTCGCCACGATCAAGGGATACTACGATTACGGCATGTTCCAGGCGATCCAAATCGCGGCGATTGTCGCGCTTCGCGAAGGGGACGCGGCGGTCGAAGAGCAGAGCAAGATTTACGAGAGCCGCCGCGACGTCTTGGTCGATGGGCTGACGCGACTTGGCTGGGGCGTTACCCCGCCAAAAGCCGGCATGTTCGTCTGGGCGAAGATTCCGGAAGTCTGGATGCAGCGCATGAATACCATGGATTTCGCCATGATGCTGCTCGAAAAGGGAGACGTCGCCGTCAGTCCGGGCAGCGGTTTTGGTCCGTGCGGCGAAGGCTACGTCCGGATGGCGATGGTCGAAAACGAAGAACGCTTGCGTCAGGCGGTTCGTCAGATCGGCCGCTGCTTGAAGCAGGAAGAAAAAGAGCTGGTCGGCACGCAGGGCTAA
- the carA gene encoding glutamine-hydrolyzing carbamoyl-phosphate synthase small subunit — protein sequence MTQPIAKLALEDGTVFTGFSLGAEGEVDGEVCFNTSMTGYQEILTDPSYRGQILTMTYTQIGNYGVNTEDMESAKTHMSGFIVRECSRRVSNFRANQSLDEFLKQNNVVGLTGIDTRALVRRLRNSGSMKGVLSTIDLDDASLVEKARSSAGLVGRDLVQEVMPAEGSDWSEKLSPWIKMGDKTRAEKSRSELDLHVVALDFGMKWNIPRHLQDMGCKVTVMPGSSTADEVLAKNPDAVFLSNGPGDPEPLVGPIETIRGLLGKKPIFGICLGHQLLSLACGAKTFKLKFGHRGANQPVLDMTTNKVEITSQNHGFAVEEESLPDCLEITHRNLNDNTIAGVQHKTLPAFSVQYHPEASAGPHDSEYLFERFRELVTGQQV from the coding sequence ATGACGCAGCCGATCGCGAAACTAGCGCTGGAAGATGGAACCGTGTTTACTGGTTTTTCTTTGGGTGCTGAGGGAGAAGTCGACGGAGAAGTCTGTTTCAACACGTCGATGACCGGTTATCAGGAGATCCTCACCGATCCCAGCTATCGTGGTCAAATCTTGACCATGACCTACACGCAGATCGGTAACTACGGCGTAAACACCGAGGACATGGAGAGCGCCAAGACGCACATGTCGGGGTTTATCGTGCGTGAATGCAGTCGTCGGGTCAGCAACTTTCGGGCGAATCAATCGCTGGACGAATTTCTGAAACAAAACAACGTCGTCGGTCTGACCGGTATCGACACCCGCGCCTTGGTGCGTCGCCTGCGCAACAGCGGCTCCATGAAGGGCGTCCTCTCGACGATTGACCTGGATGACGCGTCGCTGGTCGAAAAGGCCCGCAGCAGCGCCGGCCTGGTTGGTCGCGATCTGGTGCAAGAGGTAATGCCGGCCGAAGGATCCGATTGGAGCGAAAAGCTCAGCCCGTGGATCAAAATGGGGGACAAGACGCGAGCCGAGAAATCGCGGAGCGAACTCGACCTGCATGTCGTTGCTCTCGACTTCGGCATGAAGTGGAACATTCCGCGACACCTGCAAGACATGGGCTGCAAAGTGACGGTAATGCCTGGCTCGTCGACCGCCGATGAGGTGCTGGCGAAAAACCCGGACGCCGTCTTCTTGTCGAATGGCCCGGGAGATCCGGAGCCGCTAGTCGGCCCGATCGAAACGATCCGCGGCTTGCTCGGTAAGAAACCAATCTTCGGCATCTGCCTGGGACACCAACTGCTATCGCTGGCCTGCGGCGCAAAGACGTTCAAGCTGAAGTTTGGACACCGCGGCGCCAATCAGCCGGTACTTGATATGACGACCAATAAGGTCGAGATCACGTCGCAAAATCATGGCTTTGCCGTCGAAGAAGAGTCGCTGCCCGATTGCTTGGAAATCACCCATCGCAATCTTAACGACAATACCATCGCCGGCGTCCAGCACAAGACGCTGCCAGCGTTTAGCGTGCAGTACCATCCGGAAGCCTCGGCTGGGCCGCATGATAGCGAGTACCTGTTCGAGCGATTCCGCGAACTGGTAACGGGCCAGCAAGTCTAG
- a CDS encoding carbon starvation CstA family protein codes for MSTLIVAALSFFGFILAYNTYGRWLSRKIFRLDQEAVTPSHQLRDDVDFVPTNREVVFGHHFTSIAGTGPIVGPAIAVFWGWLPALLWVVFGSIFVGAVHDFGALVVSLRNRGQTIGEVAGRLINPRAKILFLMVLALTLTVVLAIFGLVIALIFAKYPQSVLSVWIEVPVAIAIGYYVCRKGGNLLWPSLAALGVMYLAIFVGIYWLPIDLTQLLGVNLLNPADMPADVSWWQYYGNAVVIWTVLLLIYCFVASVLPVWTLLQPRDYINSHELVLALFLLGLGLVVASLTGAADLFASAPPVAENIPLDAPPIFPFLFITIACGACSGFHCLVSSGTSSKQVDNEKDAQYVGYGAMLLEGALAVVVILACCAGVGMGRYERTDDGSYQAVMTAEGTPMVGRASWEARYDASAGWKKFNNLGNMVGAFVDGGANFLTAIGIPLRMGLGIMAVLVASFAATTLDTATRLQRYVLQELFASSKVTKPLSDKYVATGIAVGLGGLVAIFAGNSPGAGGMLLWPLFGAVNQLLAGIALMVTIFYLWRRKISVWFALPPMVLMLFLPALATLWNMFNGDTSGFIEQYPQLTWLGEFFRGDTGFFWNEKYLLFDISVGTLILQAWMMVEAVLVWPKAKGVLEEALPPLAGSNDAEVATEYATAGGQN; via the coding sequence ATGTCGACGCTCATTGTCGCTGCGCTCTCCTTCTTTGGATTCATCCTCGCCTACAACACCTATGGTCGTTGGCTAAGTCGCAAGATTTTTCGGCTGGACCAAGAGGCGGTCACGCCCAGTCACCAACTCCGCGATGACGTCGACTTTGTGCCAACCAATCGGGAAGTCGTCTTCGGACACCATTTCACCAGTATCGCCGGCACCGGGCCTATCGTTGGACCGGCTATCGCGGTCTTCTGGGGGTGGCTCCCCGCCCTGCTCTGGGTTGTTTTCGGTTCGATCTTCGTTGGCGCTGTCCATGACTTTGGCGCCCTCGTCGTCTCGCTGCGCAATCGTGGTCAAACGATTGGCGAAGTCGCCGGCCGCTTGATCAACCCCCGGGCGAAGATCTTGTTCCTGATGGTCCTGGCCCTGACGCTAACCGTGGTACTGGCGATCTTCGGCCTGGTAATCGCCCTGATTTTTGCGAAGTATCCCCAGTCGGTCTTATCAGTCTGGATAGAGGTGCCGGTTGCCATCGCGATTGGTTACTACGTCTGCCGCAAGGGAGGCAATTTACTCTGGCCGTCGCTAGCGGCGCTTGGCGTGATGTACCTGGCGATCTTTGTGGGCATCTATTGGCTGCCGATCGACCTGACGCAGCTGCTAGGTGTGAACCTGCTGAACCCCGCCGATATGCCGGCTGACGTCTCTTGGTGGCAATACTACGGCAACGCGGTTGTGATCTGGACGGTGCTCCTGCTCATTTACTGTTTTGTCGCATCGGTGTTGCCTGTTTGGACGCTGCTGCAACCCCGCGATTACATCAACAGTCATGAGCTGGTGCTGGCCCTCTTCCTGCTAGGGCTTGGGCTGGTCGTCGCATCGCTAACCGGCGCCGCCGACCTGTTCGCCAGCGCCCCGCCGGTTGCCGAGAACATCCCACTCGACGCTCCGCCGATTTTCCCCTTTCTGTTTATTACGATCGCCTGCGGCGCTTGCAGTGGTTTCCACTGCCTGGTGAGCAGCGGCACGTCAAGCAAGCAGGTCGATAACGAAAAGGACGCGCAGTACGTCGGCTACGGCGCCATGCTGCTGGAGGGCGCTTTGGCGGTCGTGGTAATCCTGGCCTGCTGTGCTGGCGTCGGAATGGGACGCTACGAACGGACCGACGACGGCAGCTACCAAGCGGTGATGACCGCCGAGGGGACGCCGATGGTCGGTCGCGCCTCGTGGGAAGCCCGCTATGACGCCAGCGCGGGCTGGAAAAAATTCAACAACCTGGGCAACATGGTCGGCGCGTTCGTCGATGGCGGCGCCAACTTCCTGACGGCGATCGGCATTCCGCTGCGAATGGGTCTGGGGATCATGGCGGTGTTGGTCGCCAGCTTCGCGGCCACGACGCTCGATACGGCAACGCGACTGCAAAGGTACGTGCTGCAAGAGCTCTTCGCATCGTCGAAGGTCACCAAGCCGCTATCCGACAAGTACGTTGCGACCGGTATTGCGGTCGGACTGGGCGGGCTGGTCGCCATTTTCGCTGGCAACTCGCCAGGCGCCGGGGGAATGCTCCTCTGGCCGCTGTTTGGCGCCGTCAATCAACTGTTAGCCGGCATCGCGCTGATGGTCACGATTTTCTATCTCTGGCGCCGCAAGATTTCAGTCTGGTTCGCATTGCCGCCGATGGTCCTGATGCTCTTCCTGCCCGCCCTGGCGACGCTGTGGAACATGTTCAACGGCGACACGTCCGGATTTATCGAGCAGTACCCACAGCTGACTTGGCTGGGTGAGTTCTTCCGAGGCGACACCGGGTTCTTCTGGAACGAGAAGTACCTGCTGTTCGACATTAGCGTCGGTACGCTGATCCTGCAGGCCTGGATGATGGTCGAGGCGGTACTGGTTTGGCCAAAGGCGAAGGGCGTACTCGAAGAAGCCCTGCCGCCGCTGGCCGGGTCTAACGATGCAGAGGTCGCCACCGAATATGCGACCGCCGGCGGACAGAATTAG
- a CDS encoding anti-sigma factor family protein, whose protein sequence is MLRRRRLAVQTVGSLCSVFLVIGLVLWLGPAQRLPVYATLTCSECRNQMHAYHSQALTVSQMRQMDAHFGHCPGCKRRYDDMVRQCDEKKECDKEKCDGVSGKCQADASCKVSRCRLWKCEAQTCKSTHSGRPDCSPRSEL, encoded by the coding sequence GTGCTGCGTCGTCGCCGGCTGGCTGTTCAAACGGTCGGCAGTTTGTGCTCGGTGTTTCTGGTGATCGGGCTAGTATTGTGGCTCGGCCCGGCGCAGCGACTGCCGGTCTATGCGACGCTTACTTGCAGCGAATGTCGCAATCAGATGCACGCCTATCATTCGCAGGCGCTAACCGTCAGCCAGATGCGGCAGATGGATGCGCACTTCGGCCATTGCCCTGGCTGCAAACGACGATACGACGACATGGTGCGTCAGTGCGACGAGAAAAAAGAGTGCGACAAGGAGAAATGCGACGGCGTCTCGGGCAAGTGCCAGGCAGACGCTAGTTGCAAGGTGTCGCGGTGCCGGCTTTGGAAATGCGAGGCGCAAACCTGCAAGTCGACCCACTCGGGTCGGCCAGACTGCAGTCCACGATCAGAATTGTGA
- a CDS encoding Crp/Fnr family transcriptional regulator, translating to MTEKIWHLKNCRIFEQLSATEIERLDACSRVRRFAKRSPIYLPAERADTVLLLASGRVKICHLTPEGKQSILAFIEPGELFGELSILDGEARDEYAEAVEASMIVSIPKEAMHELMESRPGLSIGVTKLIGLRRRRIERRVKNLLFLSNRDRLAHLLLELAESYGKRTEDGVELEIRLSHQDLANIVGSTRETVTVVLGELQNDGLVKVGRRRIVLRSLQRLAHSVQAPEPRIPEAPESQVAEQPSLRFGFGA from the coding sequence ATGACCGAGAAAATTTGGCACCTGAAGAACTGCCGCATCTTTGAGCAACTGTCCGCCACAGAAATCGAACGACTCGACGCTTGCTCGCGGGTCCGTCGCTTTGCGAAACGATCGCCGATTTACCTCCCCGCCGAACGAGCGGATACGGTTCTCTTGCTCGCCTCGGGGCGGGTAAAGATTTGCCACCTGACTCCCGAAGGGAAGCAATCGATTCTGGCCTTTATCGAGCCGGGTGAACTGTTTGGCGAACTGTCGATCCTGGACGGGGAAGCCCGCGACGAATATGCCGAGGCGGTCGAAGCTTCCATGATCGTGTCGATCCCCAAAGAGGCGATGCACGAGTTGATGGAATCTCGCCCCGGCCTGTCGATTGGCGTGACCAAGCTGATCGGGCTCCGTCGCCGACGCATCGAACGACGCGTGAAGAACCTGCTCTTCCTGTCCAACCGCGATCGCCTGGCGCATCTGCTGCTAGAACTGGCTGAAAGCTACGGCAAACGGACCGAGGATGGGGTCGAACTTGAAATCCGTCTGTCGCACCAAGATCTGGCCAATATCGTTGGGAGCACCCGCGAGACCGTTACCGTCGTCCTGGGCGAATTGCAAAATGACGGTCTCGTGAAGGTTGGAAGACGCCGGATTGTTCTCCGCTCGCTGCAGCGGTTGGCCCACAGCGTTCAGGCGCCCGAGCCGCGAATCCCTGAGGCCCCGGAATCGCAGGTCGCCGAACAGCCAAGTCTTCGATTTGGCTTCGGTGCGTAG
- a CDS encoding redox-sensing transcriptional repressor Rex, giving the protein MSKSKDKNKPTSDAVPKAVVSRLSLYLRELQRLQRDGVVTTSSTQLGQLLGFTDAQVRKDLAHFGHFGYPGVGYRCSELVSAVKQIIGTDHTWPVVLAGVGNLGRALLGHRGFSHQGFDIVSAVDSDPDKYGKTLDGIEIRPISELPEIVLQYDVRLAIIAAPASAAQEVAERIVSAGICGILNFAPITLHLPPEVAVSSVDLAIEMEQLSFAMTNLRPPNELLSEEKPSDG; this is encoded by the coding sequence ATGAGCAAGTCGAAAGACAAGAACAAACCGACCTCCGACGCCGTTCCCAAAGCGGTGGTCAGTCGACTCAGCTTATATCTGCGAGAACTGCAGCGACTTCAGCGAGATGGCGTCGTCACGACAAGCAGCACCCAACTTGGGCAACTGCTTGGGTTTACAGACGCCCAAGTCCGTAAGGACTTGGCCCACTTTGGTCATTTTGGCTATCCCGGCGTCGGCTATCGCTGCAGCGAGCTGGTCTCGGCCGTCAAGCAGATCATCGGCACCGATCACACCTGGCCGGTCGTCCTGGCGGGCGTCGGTAACCTGGGTCGAGCATTGCTGGGACACCGGGGATTCAGCCACCAGGGCTTCGATATTGTTTCGGCGGTCGACTCCGACCCGGACAAGTACGGCAAGACGCTCGATGGAATCGAAATCAGGCCCATTTCGGAGCTTCCCGAAATCGTCTTGCAGTACGATGTCCGTCTAGCGATCATCGCCGCTCCGGCTTCCGCCGCTCAGGAAGTCGCCGAGAGAATCGTCTCGGCCGGAATTTGCGGGATTTTGAATTTCGCGCCGATCACGCTCCATTTGCCGCCCGAAGTTGCGGTTTCCAGCGTCGATCTGGCGATCGAGATGGAACAATTGTCGTTCGCCATGACGAACCTGCGTCCCCCAAACGAACTCTTATCGGAAGAGAAGCCGTCTGACGGCTGA
- a CDS encoding type II secretion system protein, producing MSTKKHSGFTLIEVLIVVVILAVLAATVIPQFTDSTDDAKASSVKFNLHTLRSQIQLYRAQHEGRLPSATLSELTIKTNDDGTTTDSPELGPYLSKLPVNSYTNSATIKAITTDPTAGSVNDTDGWLYNTTNGNIYINHEDMLTE from the coding sequence ATGTCCACCAAGAAACATTCTGGTTTCACGCTGATCGAAGTTTTGATCGTCGTCGTTATCCTGGCCGTGCTGGCCGCGACGGTGATTCCGCAATTCACCGACTCGACCGATGACGCCAAAGCCAGTAGCGTGAAATTCAACCTTCACACGCTTCGCTCGCAAATCCAGCTCTATCGTGCCCAACACGAAGGCCGCCTACCAAGTGCGACCCTCAGCGAACTGACAATCAAGACCAACGACGACGGCACCACGACCGACTCTCCGGAACTCGGACCTTACCTGTCGAAACTGCCGGTCAACTCGTACACCAATTCCGCGACGATCAAGGCGATCACCACCGATCCGACCGCTGGCAGCGTCAACGATACCGATGGCTGGCTCTATAACACCACCAACGGCAACATCTACATCAACCACGAAGACATGTTGACCGAGTAA